The Vibrio diazotrophicus DNA window ACATCAGAAGCGAATTGGGAATGACGATTTGCACATTAAAGCGCTTTCTTAAAACAATAATTGCCGCTGCTGAGATAAAAAGCTCAGCGAGAGGTATAGAAGACACCAGCCCAATCGACGCCGACATCAATGCAATGATGACCATGATAGGCAGACTATACCTAGAAGAACCTTCAAACATAGCTTTGTATTTACATCCTCTTTTAGCAAGCCACTCCAAGATGCACATTGTACTGGCGGCTTCTTAGATGGGGGATTCTTTAGTTGGAAAGCGCTAGCTTTACGGCTTCTTCAGCGTGTATTTTTGTCGTGTCGTAAAGCTTTACTTGTGTGTGTTGTTGTTCAACCAACAGGGCGATTTCCGTACAGCCCAGAATCACCGCTTCGGCACCTGCTCGGCGTAAATTATCAATAATGGTAATGTAGTGTTCTCTGGATTCGGAAAGGATCTGTCCCTGACACAACTCATCATAAATCACTCGGTGTACGACTTCACGCTCTTCATGCTCAGGTACGATCACCTCAATACCAAATTTTTCGCTGATCCTACGTTTGTAGAAATCCTGTTCCATAGTGAAAGCCGTACCAAGCAATCCTACTTTTGAAATGCCATCTTCAATGAGCTTGTTTGCCGTTGCGTCAGCAATATGAAGAACAGGAATATCGATTTGCTCTTCAATTTGCGGGAGAACCTTGTGCATAGTATTGGTGCAGATCAGCAAAAAATCTGCTCCACCCGCCTGTATGGATTTAGCCGCGTCACCTAAAATAACACCC harbors:
- a CDS encoding aspartate/glutamate racemase family protein is translated as MKTIGMLGGMSWESTVSYYKAINEGVKQALGGLHSAKIALYSVNFDEIEQLQRVGDWDQAGVILGDAAKSIQAGGADFLLICTNTMHKVLPQIEEQIDIPVLHIADATANKLIEDGISKVGLLGTAFTMEQDFYKRRISEKFGIEVIVPEHEEREVVHRVIYDELCQGQILSESREHYITIIDNLRRAGAEAVILGCTEIALLVEQQHTQVKLYDTTKIHAEEAVKLALSN